In Embleya scabrispora, the DNA window GCTCCTCCTGGAGCTGATCCGTGAGGCTGTTGTAACCGCCGATCACTCCGCCCTCCCGTTGCGCGCGCCCGGACTGCCGCGATCCGTACATGGCCGCCGCCGCAGCCAACGGCGCGCCCACCAGTGCGGCAATCGCCGTGACCATGGCAGCGTCCATGCACGTACCTCCATCACGCCGGCATGCCGATCAGGCAGTCGGCGGCAGCGTGTGCCTGGTCGACGTCGCCGCCTCGGTCAGGCCCGGTCCGGTGGGTCCGACGCCCGAGAGCACGACCGAGGTCAGTACCGACGCCAACGCGGCGGCGCCCGCCACCGACCCGGCCGCGGCCCAGTCGATGTCCAGCAGGCCGATACCGTCCACGCCCGCGACCGCGAGCAGGGACTGGGCGGCCGTGCGCACCGCGCGCTCACCGGTAGCGCGCCAGAACAGCCGAGTCATCATGCGATCACCTTGAATCCGTGCTTGGCGCCGAGGCGCTCCAGTGAGGTGCGGCCCGGGATGCCGTCCGCATCCGAGCCGGTGTAGCCGAGGCGCCGCTGCCACGCGGCGTACGCGCGGACCGTCGCGGTGCCGTAATGGCCGTCCGCCAGGTCGAGCGCCAGCAGGCCCTCGCCGACCAGAGAGTTCTCCACCTGCCGCACGCCGGAGTACGTCACCGGCGTTCCCGCCGCGGCCGGGTTGGACCGCGCCGCCGCCATCAGCCGGGACAGCGAGATCTCGGGACGATCCGGCGGCGTGGTCGGCACCGACCCGCCATCACCGGACGCAATGCCCGGGAACACCAGATCGTGGAACTGCTCGATCCGCGCGCGACCCGGGCACGCCGTCCCGCCCAACGACCACTGGGCGAACAGGCCGTGATAGCCGTAACCCGGGTCGTCCCAGGTGCGGCAGATCCGCAGCGGCAGGTCATGCCGCTCGTGCAGCCACACGCCCAGCCGGATCAGGCTGTCCACCTGCTCATCCGTCCACGGGTCGGTGTGCTCCAGGTTGCTCGCGCTCTCCACGCTGACCGCGCCGGTGCCGTCGGCCCGCCGGTTCGCCGAGGCGTTGGCGTCGGCGCGGGTCTCGGTGCCGATGTACTGCCACAACCCGCCGTCGTACGCGCAGCCGAAGTGCGACTCCAGGTTGGTCGAGTCGTGCCAGTACTCGTACATCCGTTCGCCGGACCACGGCGCGGCGATCGAGTGGAGGATCAACTGGGTGGGGCGGATGGCGGGCTGGGAGTCGGATTCGGGTTGTAGTTCGCGCTTGCGGGCGCCGGCATACCAGGCCATCGGGGTGCCTCCTTGGGGCATGCGAAATGCCCCGGCCGGCGGCGCGGGGCGTTGGTGGTGACTGGGTCAGGCGTGGGTCCAGCGCATCGACAGGCCGGAGGTGACGTCGGAGGTGACGACGGTGTTGAGGGGTCCGCCGGATGCCTGGCTGCCGCGCAGGTCGACGTAGTCGCCGGCGTTGAGGTACAGGTCTCGGGTCGGTGTGGTGGCGACGGTGACCTGGGCGGGTGTGGGTGCGCAGAACGCGCCGTGGCCGAGGACGGGTGCGCCGTTCTTGTAGAGGAACACGCCGCGGGCGCCGGTGCCGTTGACGGCCCAGGCGATGGCGCCGCAGATGGTGTACCAGCCGGTGAGTTGTGCGGTGTAGCGGGTGGGCGCGCCGATGTTCCAGCCGACGTAGGTGTCGACGGCGGGCGTGGGCCAGGTGATGGCCACCCAGGTGGCGGCGGCGATGGATTGGGCCGCGGCCTGGTTGACGGTGAACAGCGGCGGCGGTGAATTGAGCCGGTTCGCGGTGATGCGCATGCCGGGCTGCCAAACCGTGGTGGACACGGGGGTTCCTCCTACAGGGCGACGACGGTCGGCCGGGCCAGGCGCACGTCCGCCCCGGCGTCCTGGGGTTTGACGACGCCGTTGACGGAGCGCACGACGGTGAACGTCTGCGGCGAACTCGCGCCGCTGATCGCGGTGACGGTCATGACTTCGCCGGCGACGCGGATGTCGAACGGCGTCTCGGTGCCGGCGGTGGTCCACAGCGGGCCGTCGGTGACCGCGACGGACAGGGTCGTGGCGGTCGTCGAGGCGGCGGCGGCGAGTTCGGAGCCGTCGGTGTCGACGCGGTCGGTGTCGGCGATGCCGACGGTCCAGGG includes these proteins:
- a CDS encoding holin produces the protein MMTRLFWRATGERAVRTAAQSLLAVAGVDGIGLLDIDWAAAGSVAGAAALASVLTSVVLSGVGPTGPGLTEAATSTRHTLPPTA
- a CDS encoding N-acetylmuramoyl-L-alanine amidase yields the protein MAWYAGARKRELQPESDSQPAIRPTQLILHSIAAPWSGERMYEYWHDSTNLESHFGCAYDGGLWQYIGTETRADANASANRRADGTGAVSVESASNLEHTDPWTDEQVDSLIRLGVWLHERHDLPLRICRTWDDPGYGYHGLFAQWSLGGTACPGRARIEQFHDLVFPGIASGDGGSVPTTPPDRPEISLSRLMAAARSNPAAAGTPVTYSGVRQVENSLVGEGLLALDLADGHYGTATVRAYAAWQRRLGYTGSDADGIPGRTSLERLGAKHGFKVIA